The following are encoded in a window of Bdellovibrio svalbardensis genomic DNA:
- a CDS encoding PorV/PorQ family protein: protein MKRIFWIALIQIVLLLGFTLDVNARERRSFYSGIRCQAMGGACIAVVNDETALLVNPAGLGKLRDIYGTIFDPEIESNTNANDMYADSAYSNPFNLSDVKPALDANRGSYYHAKAQLFPSIVGRNFGIGIYGNSLLDAQMSADGTTIDTYYRSDLAAVLGFNFRFFDGRIKLGVNTKLIDRVEVDNTALSSSGSLEYKDIANSGLGLSTDVGLILSAPWTFLPTVSAVLRDIGGTSFNQGSGFRMSTTGRPNVVSQDLDVAAALFPIHSNYVRSTWTVEYRGLLTTADEPDKAKLLHAGIELNLGDVFFVRAGYNQRYWTAGLELASERFQWQLASYGEEIGTVDTPKEDRRYSLKFAYRF, encoded by the coding sequence ATGAAAAGGATTTTCTGGATTGCTCTCATTCAAATAGTTCTATTGCTTGGATTCACATTGGATGTGAATGCCAGGGAACGTCGCTCTTTCTATTCAGGCATTCGCTGTCAAGCTATGGGCGGTGCCTGTATTGCCGTCGTGAATGATGAAACTGCTTTGTTGGTGAATCCTGCGGGGCTGGGAAAGCTGCGCGATATTTACGGGACAATCTTTGACCCGGAAATCGAGTCCAATACCAATGCCAATGATATGTATGCGGACTCGGCCTATTCTAATCCCTTCAATCTATCAGACGTAAAACCAGCTTTGGATGCAAATCGTGGTTCGTACTATCACGCGAAAGCCCAATTGTTTCCGTCTATTGTTGGCAGAAATTTTGGTATCGGTATCTATGGAAATTCTTTACTTGATGCGCAGATGAGCGCAGACGGAACTACTATTGACACTTACTATCGCAGCGATTTAGCTGCTGTCTTGGGTTTCAATTTCCGGTTCTTCGATGGTCGAATCAAACTTGGAGTTAACACCAAGCTGATTGATCGGGTGGAAGTTGATAACACCGCTTTGAGCTCTTCAGGCTCTTTGGAGTATAAAGATATTGCTAACTCGGGCTTGGGTCTTTCGACAGATGTCGGATTGATTCTTTCCGCTCCTTGGACTTTTCTTCCTACAGTTTCCGCAGTCCTTAGAGACATCGGTGGCACTAGTTTCAATCAGGGATCAGGATTTCGCATGTCGACGACGGGGCGCCCGAACGTAGTGTCTCAGGATTTAGATGTCGCTGCGGCACTCTTCCCAATTCATAGTAATTATGTTCGATCAACGTGGACCGTTGAGTACCGTGGCTTATTAACAACAGCGGATGAGCCTGATAAAGCTAAGCTTTTACATGCTGGTATCGAATTGAACCTCGGGGATGTGTTCTTTGTTCGGGCGGGTTATAATCAAAGGTATTGGACAGCGGGATTGGAACTCGCATCGGAACGCTTCCAGTGGCAGCTCGCTAGTTACGGTGAGGAAATCGGAACTGTCGATACGCCAAAAGAAGATCGCCGTTATTCATTGAAGTTTGCATACCGCTTTTAA
- a CDS encoding PorV/PorQ family protein, whose product MIKIITSLLLMVFSQAVAAQQVYETARSLRSLGMGGMYIPIVNDADALFYNPAALGRLKGMNLLLANVGVGINSDSISEIDTLTSFDPNDPSSFDSLFGKRIAAQAVAKAAVALPYFGLGYFTNYDVSLELHNPAYPQFKTFFLNDSGYVLGGAVPLGPDSYLGMNFKRINRWGGEEKDLGLTTIANGASFSDIGSNFDNKGVGYGLDLAAMTTLPLPLGPTFALVWQDVGGTAFTKTSGTDAPPHIEQNLSVGAGLGFDLPGIDWTAGAELRHLLEPDIQIGKKIHLGTELSLPLIDLRAGINQGYFSYGLGVNILIFHIDAVSYTEELGVYPGQTAENRYAVSLSIDLSFDANFHFTDNNGKKRKLKQRR is encoded by the coding sequence ATGATAAAGATCATAACCTCCTTACTTTTAATGGTCTTCTCTCAGGCGGTCGCCGCGCAGCAGGTCTATGAGACGGCTCGTTCGCTTCGTTCTTTGGGAATGGGGGGGATGTATATTCCGATCGTGAATGATGCAGATGCCTTATTTTATAATCCAGCAGCATTGGGCAGGCTGAAGGGAATGAATCTTCTTTTGGCAAACGTAGGAGTTGGAATTAACAGTGATAGTATTTCGGAAATCGACACCTTAACAAGTTTTGATCCGAATGATCCATCCTCTTTTGACAGTCTCTTTGGTAAAAGAATTGCCGCGCAAGCGGTCGCTAAAGCTGCGGTGGCCCTTCCTTATTTCGGTTTGGGATACTTCACAAACTATGATGTTTCCTTGGAGCTTCATAATCCCGCTTACCCTCAGTTCAAAACCTTCTTCTTAAATGACTCAGGGTATGTCTTGGGGGGCGCGGTGCCGCTTGGGCCTGATAGTTATTTGGGTATGAACTTTAAACGCATCAATCGTTGGGGCGGAGAAGAAAAAGATCTCGGTCTCACGACCATTGCCAACGGGGCAAGCTTTTCGGACATTGGAAGTAACTTTGATAACAAAGGTGTTGGTTACGGTCTTGATTTGGCCGCGATGACTACGCTTCCACTTCCTCTGGGGCCCACTTTTGCGTTGGTATGGCAAGATGTTGGAGGAACCGCATTTACCAAAACAAGTGGGACGGATGCGCCACCACATATAGAACAAAATTTGAGTGTCGGTGCGGGTTTGGGTTTTGATCTTCCGGGGATTGATTGGACAGCGGGAGCGGAATTGCGCCATTTGTTGGAGCCAGATATTCAAATTGGTAAGAAAATTCATTTAGGCACGGAGCTCTCTTTGCCTTTGATCGATCTCAGAGCGGGTATTAACCAAGGTTACTTCAGCTATGGTTTGGGTGTGAATATTCTCATTTTCCATATTGATGCTGTTAGTTACACCGAGGAGCTTGGCGTCTATCCAGGCCAAACGGCAGAGAATCGCTATGCGGTGAGCCTTAGCATTGATTTAAGCTTTGATGCTAACTTCCATTTCACGGATAATAACGGCAAGAAGAGAAAACTCAAACAACGCCGGTAG
- a CDS encoding PD-(D/E)XK nuclease family protein codes for MLQIISIENRSQVNELFANYNPREQSWLVSDLRTKFELQQKILARDGQYIDESVLRASDLWKMLLKRLEPRLRLISDPFARSLLRTIMDENADVLGVNSSAEDTVFSYIDQMAAIIFHPEGTKRLDEWFENHPEAKNRWREWYLRARFCAIKLIEEHNVITSDWITAYLQNFNELERVWNIPLIVDLSGEISRVESEILHAISRSIDVIVLEPSPEWRADFHFLLRPYDELRAQSTKSIKLQPIAKKEKTKEILRFSGMLAEIKNSVGQVREWLNAGIPATSIAIIAPDIETYWPVLQAFLAEEGIPYQKDITHKAQSLPSVTRWLATLRSKSGRLSSSDLEIAFFDKGESQDLRYEEFKSLFKSLYVNEDLARNEIVYKIFSGQLDISGLVSREEFVGTALKEWHTSETEIVQVVLRELLQNATANTKLIWKEWLSYLESIVAAKEYSLEKGESSGILVTKLMSAHSEKALYRIFVGLTDESLKSRNKTQLSGQDYFELAKDIGFYLDNPDQSDLEFELRLLAEADSVHDIYCFGATDLSGSLCSPSTFWMSLSEHHEALALPKETRWDELQHSDLNAENERRSWLSLRRDDLEQRIRQDLGKEELPNLTLAELPRISASAIESFLECPFIFAAQRYFKLKDLPDIDLDVDHRTRGQLAHALFEKLTVEPMRFDWKLEELDAILETIRIERKLVFADERLWTPLKKKHILLGQRFLEVEKNWRNEFKKTKTIAREKRFEFYLDPKTEEIGKEAQPGTFRISGQIDRIDSDDQQHLIVLDYKSSAGGITAHSSWLKNHEIQLLFYMWVLEKSLMEEVQGEVIGLFYYIFRTFDRKGFKIEDLAGSLYPASKRKDKNATFEAKDLYLTEFSKILMGTLDRIQKGEATPKPADFQTCPTCEWRRQCRAPHLN; via the coding sequence ATGTTGCAAATAATTTCCATAGAAAATCGCTCGCAAGTAAACGAGCTGTTTGCCAATTATAATCCTCGTGAACAATCCTGGCTCGTGTCGGATCTACGCACTAAGTTTGAACTGCAACAGAAGATCCTGGCTCGCGATGGTCAATACATCGACGAATCAGTTTTGCGTGCCAGCGATCTGTGGAAGATGTTGCTTAAACGCCTGGAGCCGCGCCTTCGCTTGATCAGCGATCCTTTTGCGCGCTCATTGCTTCGTACGATCATGGATGAGAACGCCGATGTCCTCGGTGTGAACTCTTCCGCCGAAGACACAGTTTTCTCGTATATCGACCAAATGGCGGCGATCATTTTCCATCCTGAAGGTACTAAGCGTCTGGATGAGTGGTTTGAGAATCATCCCGAAGCCAAGAATCGCTGGCGTGAATGGTATCTGCGCGCCCGCTTTTGTGCGATTAAGCTGATTGAAGAACACAATGTGATTACTTCTGATTGGATCACCGCTTATCTGCAAAACTTCAATGAACTTGAAAGAGTGTGGAACATTCCTTTGATTGTGGATTTGAGTGGGGAGATTTCCCGGGTCGAATCCGAGATTCTGCATGCGATTTCCCGTTCCATTGACGTGATTGTGCTTGAGCCTTCTCCGGAATGGCGTGCGGACTTTCATTTCCTGCTTCGACCATACGATGAACTGCGCGCACAAAGCACCAAATCGATAAAGCTTCAACCCATCGCCAAAAAAGAAAAGACCAAAGAGATTTTGCGTTTTTCAGGAATGCTCGCTGAAATTAAAAACAGCGTGGGCCAGGTGCGCGAATGGTTGAATGCGGGAATTCCTGCGACATCTATTGCGATCATTGCGCCTGATATTGAAACTTACTGGCCGGTTCTTCAGGCCTTTCTAGCCGAAGAAGGTATTCCCTATCAAAAAGATATTACTCACAAGGCGCAAAGCTTACCGTCGGTAACAAGATGGCTGGCGACTTTACGCTCAAAAAGTGGACGCCTGTCTTCTTCGGATCTGGAAATTGCCTTCTTTGATAAAGGTGAATCGCAGGATCTTCGCTATGAAGAATTTAAGTCGCTGTTTAAAAGTCTCTATGTGAATGAAGACCTAGCTCGTAATGAGATCGTTTATAAGATCTTCTCGGGACAGTTGGATATTTCAGGATTAGTAAGCCGAGAAGAGTTTGTCGGGACCGCGCTGAAAGAATGGCACACCAGTGAGACTGAGATTGTGCAAGTGGTGCTTCGTGAGCTTTTGCAAAACGCCACAGCCAACACCAAATTGATTTGGAAAGAGTGGCTGAGCTATCTTGAGAGTATCGTCGCCGCGAAAGAGTACAGCCTTGAAAAAGGGGAGTCGTCGGGCATTCTGGTCACGAAGCTGATGTCGGCGCACAGTGAAAAAGCCCTTTATAGAATTTTCGTGGGGCTGACTGATGAGTCTTTGAAATCTCGCAACAAAACTCAACTCTCCGGCCAAGACTACTTTGAATTGGCTAAGGATATTGGGTTCTATTTGGATAATCCGGATCAAAGCGATCTGGAATTTGAATTGCGCTTGTTGGCGGAAGCGGATTCGGTTCATGACATTTACTGCTTCGGAGCGACAGATCTTTCCGGCTCCTTGTGTTCTCCATCAACATTCTGGATGAGTCTCAGTGAGCATCATGAGGCCTTGGCTTTGCCAAAGGAAACTCGGTGGGATGAACTGCAGCACTCGGATTTAAATGCCGAGAATGAAAGACGCTCCTGGTTGAGTCTACGCCGTGATGATCTTGAGCAAAGGATTCGTCAGGATCTGGGCAAGGAAGAATTGCCGAATTTAACCTTAGCGGAATTGCCAAGAATTTCGGCGTCTGCCATTGAAAGCTTTTTGGAATGCCCTTTCATTTTTGCGGCGCAAAGATATTTCAAACTTAAAGATCTTCCGGATATTGATCTGGATGTGGATCATCGCACGCGCGGGCAGCTGGCCCATGCGTTGTTTGAGAAGCTCACAGTTGAACCAATGCGCTTTGATTGGAAGCTGGAAGAGCTCGATGCCATTCTTGAAACCATTCGTATTGAGCGTAAGCTGGTTTTTGCAGACGAAAGACTTTGGACGCCACTTAAAAAGAAGCATATTCTTTTGGGGCAGCGATTCTTAGAGGTTGAGAAGAACTGGCGCAATGAATTTAAGAAGACCAAAACGATTGCTCGCGAAAAACGCTTTGAGTTTTATCTGGATCCTAAGACCGAAGAGATTGGCAAAGAGGCCCAACCAGGAACCTTCAGAATTTCCGGCCAGATTGACCGTATTGACAGTGATGACCAGCAACACCTTATTGTTTTGGACTATAAGAGTTCGGCGGGGGGAATCACGGCGCATTCTTCTTGGTTGAAGAATCATGAGATACAGTTGCTGTTTTATATGTGGGTTCTGGAAAAGTCTTTGATGGAAGAAGTGCAGGGCGAGGTGATCGGCTTGTTCTATTATATCTTCCGCACTTTTGATCGTAAGGGCTTTAAGATTGAAGATCTGGCGGGATCATTGTATCCGGCTTCAAAGCGCAAAGACAAAAATGCCACCTTCGAGGCGAAGGATCTTTACCTCACGGAATTTAGTAAAATCTTAATGGGAACTTTGGATCGTATTCAAAAAGGCGAGGCCACTCCGAAACCAGCAGACTTCCAAACCTGCCCAACCTGCGAATGGAGACGACAATGTCGAGCCCCTCACCTCAATTAA
- a CDS encoding outer membrane protein assembly factor BamD: MSKFKNILILIACLGLTMSCAKPNVFEDYASKDSDEALYADAQKKIDALQWDNAIDILENQLSAGFKTRRDVLNTRAGAYAGKCGIKFSTLVNGLKNASGGSANIFPYMMNLFSGVTVTPSACESAITIMQQIGAVGVRTADENLFISILGLARISTTLAAKLDAVDHDGIVDAGSNVCDDWVAGVAQHPWTNAEDPLDDYLPPLAAPAHYLTTADIQKVAAGVGLITENLTALGDVLGAGNSVVGAISNITTACTSVGITCTITDPALVVDPKVIYGFRLILDTTAQGFGSCTLGTTFSAPMHAPPAVPADYAGVCCPFHKIVP; encoded by the coding sequence ATGAGCAAGTTTAAAAACATTCTTATTCTAATTGCTTGTCTGGGACTAACCATGTCCTGTGCGAAGCCGAATGTTTTTGAGGACTATGCCTCTAAAGATTCTGATGAAGCTCTATACGCTGATGCGCAAAAGAAGATCGATGCTTTGCAGTGGGATAACGCCATTGATATTTTAGAAAATCAATTGTCAGCGGGATTCAAAACTCGCAGAGATGTTCTGAATACTCGTGCCGGAGCCTATGCGGGTAAATGCGGAATTAAATTCTCCACTTTGGTGAATGGTCTTAAAAATGCTTCTGGTGGTTCGGCCAATATCTTTCCGTATATGATGAATCTTTTTTCCGGAGTCACTGTGACGCCATCAGCCTGTGAGAGTGCGATCACTATTATGCAGCAGATTGGCGCCGTGGGTGTACGCACGGCTGATGAAAACTTGTTTATTTCCATATTGGGCCTGGCTCGTATTTCTACAACATTGGCAGCGAAGTTGGATGCTGTCGATCATGATGGAATTGTGGATGCAGGATCAAATGTTTGTGATGATTGGGTGGCCGGAGTTGCTCAACATCCATGGACAAATGCAGAAGATCCGTTGGATGACTATCTTCCTCCTCTCGCAGCCCCGGCTCATTATCTAACGACCGCAGATATCCAAAAGGTTGCGGCTGGTGTGGGATTAATTACTGAAAATTTAACGGCATTGGGTGATGTTCTTGGGGCTGGCAACAGCGTCGTGGGAGCGATCTCCAATATTACGACGGCTTGTACCTCCGTCGGGATAACTTGCACGATTACGGATCCCGCATTGGTGGTGGATCCTAAAGTCATTTATGGATTTCGATTGATTTTAGATACAACGGCCCAGGGCTTTGGTTCATGCACCTTGGGAACAACTTTTTCAGCCCCAATGCATGCTCCTCCAGCAGTGCCAGCAGACTATGCCGGTGTCTGCTGTCCATTTCATAAGATTGTACCGTAG
- a CDS encoding PorV/PorQ family protein: protein MVNRGNSLLTGLAVGLLSVSLSQNAMATDSVSTTIHHQYQAPRALGMGDAFVAVANDYSAIFYNPAGLARLEQGQVNLSLGVGATPGAKDFYDEYKAIEGSGKTETDKQTDYLNLIQKHYGDVYSLRLSPVDAVWVRPKWGVALIPMDLSVEMAMHQQVGPTMNTTVYADTTLALSYADDLHWFDYGRFSMGITGKFVNRGFFSKAISAVDLAASSQIVRKEDLIEGYTVDADIGLLWTPEIPDEGFWSVLRLARPTFGAVVRNVAETGFGHSLKLVNKEAQEGTPEKLYRVVDVGTRWEYPAAWIFGGRGVLDVRDMGHPDFSWRKSLHAGLEFDWTVSSWWKGHYRGGFSEGYWTAGLSAELGIFNLDVVSYANDVGSKSTPVESRVYATKLSLDF, encoded by the coding sequence ATGGTTAATCGAGGAAATTCTCTCCTCACAGGTCTTGCTGTGGGCCTGTTGTCAGTATCTCTTAGTCAAAATGCAATGGCCACGGACAGTGTCAGCACGACGATTCATCATCAATATCAGGCACCTCGTGCATTGGGGATGGGGGATGCCTTTGTCGCTGTGGCGAATGACTACTCTGCGATTTTTTATAATCCCGCGGGTCTAGCTCGATTGGAGCAGGGCCAAGTGAATTTGTCTTTGGGAGTGGGAGCGACGCCGGGGGCGAAGGATTTTTACGATGAGTATAAAGCCATCGAAGGATCCGGGAAGACTGAAACTGACAAGCAGACAGACTATCTCAATCTTATTCAAAAGCATTATGGTGATGTTTACTCGCTTCGCTTGAGTCCGGTGGATGCAGTTTGGGTTCGCCCGAAATGGGGAGTGGCTCTTATTCCCATGGATCTTTCTGTGGAAATGGCGATGCATCAGCAGGTGGGCCCGACGATGAATACCACTGTGTATGCCGATACGACCTTGGCTTTGTCGTATGCAGATGATCTTCATTGGTTTGATTACGGTCGCTTCTCGATGGGTATCACCGGGAAGTTTGTGAATCGCGGATTCTTCAGTAAAGCAATCAGTGCCGTGGATCTTGCTGCCAGCAGCCAGATCGTGAGGAAGGAAGATCTAATTGAGGGTTACACAGTTGATGCTGACATTGGACTGTTGTGGACTCCGGAAATTCCTGATGAAGGATTTTGGTCAGTTCTGAGACTGGCTCGTCCCACCTTCGGTGCAGTTGTGCGCAATGTGGCTGAGACAGGCTTTGGACATTCACTGAAATTGGTGAACAAAGAAGCCCAAGAGGGGACACCTGAAAAGCTGTATCGTGTTGTCGACGTGGGAACGCGTTGGGAGTATCCAGCCGCTTGGATCTTTGGAGGCCGTGGCGTACTTGATGTGCGCGATATGGGGCATCCTGACTTTAGCTGGCGTAAAAGTCTTCACGCGGGTTTGGAGTTCGATTGGACGGTTTCAAGCTGGTGGAAAGGGCATTACCGCGGTGGCTTTAGCGAAGGCTATTGGACTGCGGGGCTATCTGCAGAGTTGGGGATCTTCAATCTTGATGTGGTTAGCTATGCGAACGACGTGGGATCGAAAAGCACACCTGTTGAAAGCCGCGTGTATGCAACGAAACTCAGCTTAGATTTCTAA
- a CDS encoding UvrD-helicase domain-containing protein produces the protein MSSPSPQLKNTILRAGAGAGKTTTLTKTFLQFADDFKIRHQKFPRIVVTTFTRKATQELKERLLKKALEEKREDLFQFVSSRSQVQISTIHGVLSLFLSRYGSSIGLTPDYSILSEIEVRRHARKIMRKYILENAQLQELLEEYDFQTLESALLQYFSEKIIFPKASFISKLELQKETKKLIDAIGGCLKNVCLEIEHEAENDKWKDYAASLRTFNWSVENEDFAGFFERLQSLWDFTTKPQFRKATPPFSLSLNEELEELRGRVDKLLEEPRYRPEFWAKHQKNCELFEELANSFCDDFLKLKLESGFLSMADLETLSYKIIKDSPDSAEKFSLEWDFWMVDEYQDTSPVQVELLGKLVGNRPVFVVGDPQQSIYLFRGARSEVFHDKVKEIEAEDGDVQVKLVNYRSSPEVLEFFNHYFTRIGRQFASMTPDPNKEKKGPTDPVVQVVRTETSDEDDISAETLAAVARIQELLNEGVSPEQICVLSRTHRTLEDISKVAQEYGVPLQLHSGSGFYERREVLDALAILKFLVNPHDNANFVALLRSPWLHISDSELLTYCHSFKHSFWKEALKALDSKPQNQGRAHPLHLLKQLQNWSEERGLSWTLKKALVELGLFDYSARIDSTGRREANLWKVVALLSGEERRPGFNFLDFLDTSLDTLSTDEGGEDSDATPVIEPKRVNFMTVHASKGLQFEHVILPGMGKDPRASFAPMISFHEKTGQWTLKVRDEGSQAMAGSVLADQIVDELRQREAEEFNRVLYVALTRAKSGVTLLWDHKVGKKSWAAQCPLNLEEGLHEEQDFSYVVRRENPQPRKMAEEDLQRKELRSPWQASQSEERKKYISVTELVTPEGVTGAEFTARVSQLAPGLARAQQGTNAHRLFEALKYTSYSDLTKFADEDLKKPLEFLATTKELPMLEIIEKGHVEWGFALSYQNSLMQGQIDLWGIVDDTLWMVDYKTGSQRYSDTAFKQLEAYTWAVHRMKYLENVKSVKLAVVYPMDEVVKVQEIKSLADLDKRLESQIQHYLAKK, from the coding sequence ATGTCGAGCCCCTCACCTCAATTAAAAAACACCATTCTTCGAGCTGGAGCCGGTGCGGGTAAGACGACAACTCTGACCAAGACCTTTTTGCAATTTGCGGATGATTTCAAAATCCGACATCAGAAGTTTCCGCGTATTGTGGTCACGACCTTTACTCGCAAAGCCACTCAAGAGTTGAAGGAGCGTCTTCTTAAGAAAGCCTTGGAAGAAAAGCGCGAGGATCTGTTTCAGTTTGTAAGCTCTCGCTCGCAAGTTCAGATCTCGACCATTCATGGTGTTTTAAGTTTGTTCTTGTCCCGCTATGGCTCATCCATTGGTTTGACGCCGGATTACTCGATTTTAAGTGAAATCGAAGTGCGCAGACACGCACGTAAGATCATGCGCAAGTATATCCTCGAGAATGCACAACTGCAGGAACTCTTGGAAGAGTATGATTTCCAAACTTTGGAAAGCGCGCTGCTGCAGTATTTCTCTGAAAAGATTATTTTTCCGAAAGCCAGCTTTATCTCCAAATTGGAGCTGCAAAAGGAAACCAAGAAGCTGATTGATGCCATTGGTGGTTGTTTAAAGAATGTGTGTTTGGAGATTGAACACGAGGCTGAAAACGATAAATGGAAAGACTATGCCGCCTCCTTGCGAACCTTCAATTGGTCTGTAGAGAATGAAGACTTTGCGGGATTCTTTGAAAGACTGCAAAGTTTATGGGATTTCACAACCAAGCCTCAGTTTAGAAAAGCCACTCCTCCTTTTAGTCTAAGTCTGAATGAGGAGTTGGAGGAATTGCGTGGTCGCGTGGACAAGCTTTTGGAAGAGCCACGCTATCGCCCTGAATTCTGGGCCAAGCATCAAAAGAACTGTGAGCTGTTCGAGGAGTTGGCCAACAGCTTTTGCGACGACTTTTTAAAATTGAAATTAGAAAGTGGTTTCTTGTCGATGGCCGACTTGGAAACCTTGTCCTATAAGATCATCAAAGATTCTCCGGACTCTGCCGAGAAGTTCTCGTTAGAGTGGGATTTCTGGATGGTCGATGAATATCAGGATACCAGCCCCGTACAAGTGGAACTGCTTGGGAAACTTGTCGGCAACAGACCGGTCTTTGTGGTCGGCGACCCCCAACAAAGTATTTATCTTTTCCGTGGAGCCCGATCTGAAGTATTCCACGATAAAGTGAAAGAGATCGAAGCGGAAGACGGTGATGTCCAAGTGAAACTTGTGAACTATCGGTCGTCGCCGGAAGTGTTGGAGTTCTTTAATCACTATTTCACCAGAATCGGCCGGCAGTTTGCTTCGATGACTCCAGATCCGAATAAAGAGAAAAAAGGCCCCACAGATCCGGTTGTTCAGGTGGTGCGAACCGAAACCTCTGATGAAGATGATATTTCTGCAGAGACTTTGGCGGCAGTGGCTCGCATTCAAGAATTATTGAATGAGGGTGTGAGTCCTGAGCAGATCTGCGTTTTGAGCAGAACCCATCGAACTCTGGAAGACATTTCCAAAGTGGCTCAAGAATATGGTGTGCCTTTGCAGCTTCATAGCGGCAGCGGTTTTTATGAACGCCGTGAAGTTCTGGATGCTTTAGCCATTTTGAAATTCTTGGTGAATCCTCATGACAATGCCAACTTTGTGGCGTTGTTGCGGTCACCATGGTTGCATATTTCAGATTCAGAGCTGTTAACCTACTGTCACAGCTTTAAGCATTCCTTCTGGAAAGAAGCTCTGAAAGCTCTAGATTCAAAACCTCAGAATCAGGGGCGGGCTCATCCGTTGCACTTGCTCAAACAGTTGCAGAATTGGAGTGAAGAGCGCGGTCTTTCCTGGACATTGAAGAAAGCTCTCGTTGAATTGGGACTTTTTGACTATTCGGCGCGCATTGATTCAACCGGACGAAGAGAAGCAAATCTTTGGAAGGTGGTTGCCTTATTGAGTGGCGAAGAGCGCCGTCCAGGATTTAACTTCCTGGATTTCTTAGACACCAGCTTGGATACTTTGTCTACGGATGAGGGCGGTGAAGACTCGGATGCGACTCCGGTCATCGAGCCCAAACGTGTGAACTTCATGACCGTGCATGCCTCCAAAGGTTTGCAATTTGAGCATGTGATTTTGCCAGGTATGGGGAAAGATCCCCGAGCCAGCTTTGCGCCGATGATCAGCTTCCACGAAAAAACGGGGCAATGGACTTTGAAAGTCCGCGATGAAGGGTCACAGGCGATGGCGGGCAGTGTGCTGGCCGATCAAATTGTTGATGAACTTCGTCAGCGCGAGGCTGAAGAATTCAACCGGGTTCTTTATGTGGCTTTGACCCGCGCTAAAAGTGGTGTGACTTTGCTTTGGGATCATAAAGTCGGCAAAAAATCCTGGGCGGCTCAATGTCCACTCAATTTGGAGGAAGGTCTGCACGAAGAGCAGGATTTCTCATATGTGGTCCGTCGTGAGAATCCTCAGCCAAGAAAAATGGCCGAGGAAGATTTGCAAAGAAAAGAACTGCGCAGCCCATGGCAGGCGTCGCAATCTGAAGAGCGGAAGAAATATATTTCCGTGACCGAGCTTGTGACTCCGGAAGGAGTGACGGGGGCGGAGTTCACGGCACGTGTTTCACAGTTGGCTCCAGGCTTGGCGAGAGCACAGCAGGGAACCAATGCGCATAGACTTTTTGAAGCCCTGAAGTACACCTCTTATAGTGATCTTACCAAGTTTGCGGATGAAGACTTGAAGAAACCGCTGGAATTTCTAGCGACGACCAAAGAATTGCCGATGCTTGAGATTATTGAAAAGGGTCACGTGGAGTGGGGCTTTGCATTGTCATATCAGAACTCTTTGATGCAGGGGCAAATAGACCTTTGGGGTATTGTCGATGACACGCTTTGGATGGTCGATTACAAAACCGGCTCGCAGCGCTATTCAGACACCGCCTTCAAGCAGCTTGAGGCTTATACCTGGGCGGTTCACCGCATGAAGTATCTTGAGAACGTGAAGTCGGTGAAGCTGGCCGTGGTTTACCCAATGGATGAAGTGGTCAAGGTTCAGGAAATCAAAAGCCTGGCAGACCTCGATAAGCGACTGGAATCCCAAATTCAACACTATCTAGCGAAGAAGTAG